Below is a genomic region from Catenuloplanes atrovinosus.
GGCGCATCCGCTGGAGATCGCGGGGAAAAGCCCTGAAGGCCGAACTTTCGCTCATTCGGAGAAAAGTTTTTGAAGTGCGCATCGAAAGATCTAGACGTGCTGACGGAAGTGATCCAGGATGTTCACAGCCTCGCATCAAACCGGTAACCGGGGAGCGCACATGAGACGTCTGTCAGTGGCCGCCCTGCTCATCACCGCCGTCACCACGATCACCGCGGCGCCGGCACCGGCGTTCGCGGCCGATCCGCTGCCGCAGGAACCGGGGGTGACACTTCGGACGTACGACATCGGGGTGCCGCTCAGCCGGGTCTGCGAGCTCAAGCCCGGGCAGACGCCCAACGTGGACAAGCTCATGCCCACCATCGACTGGTCCACCGACGAGCACTTCGGCCTGCAGAGCAACTTCGTCACGCACGCGCTGGCGAACCTGACCGTGCCCGCGAACGGCGGCTACACGTTCCGGCTGACCAGCGACGACGGCTCGAAGCTGTGGATCGGCGACACGCTCGTCGTCGACCACGACGGGCTGCACGGCGCCGAGCCGAAGGACGGCACGATCGACCTCACCGCGGGCGTGCACCCGCTGCGCATCGAGCACTTCGAGCGGGACGGCGGCCAGGAGCTGCGGCTGGCCTGGCGCACGCCGGGCGCGGCCGACTTCGCCACCGTGCCGAACAGCGCGCTCACCACGGACGCGGGCGTGGTCCGGGTGACCGCGCCGGGCCGCAAGGAGTGCGTCTCCGGCACCGACACGCCGGGGGACGGCCTGCCGCTCACCGCGGTCAACCCGGGGTACACGCTGACGGATCTCCGCCCGCCGGGCTTCGAGCCGCAGGTCAGCGGCATCGCGTGGCGGCCGGACAAGAAGATGGTGCTCACCACCTGGGGCGGCTCGGACAAGCTGGAGGGCGAGGTCTACCTGGTCGAGAACGTGACGGGTAAGACCGGGCCGGCCAGCGTCAAGTACACCCGCATCGCGGGCGGGCTCAAGGAGCCGATGGGCGTGGCCGTGGTCGACGGCATGGTCTACGTGTCGCAGAAGCACGAGCTGACCGAGCTGCGCGACACCGACGGCGACCAGATCCTGGACGCCCGCCGCACGGTGGCGACCTGGCCGTTCGGCGGCAACTTCCACGAGTTCGCGTTCGGCCTGCTCTACCGGAACGGCAACTTCTACCTGAACCTGTCCGTGTCGATCAACTACGGCGGCGCGACCACGGACCCGCAGCCGGTCGGCGGGCGCGGCACGCACATCGTGGTCAACCGGCGCACCGGCAAGGTCACCACGGTCGCGGGCGGGCTCCGCACGCCGAACGGCATCGGCTGGGGGCCGAACAACTCCATCTACGTGACCGACAACCAGGGTGGCTGGCTGCCGTCGTCCAAGCTGCTCAAGATCCAGGACAAGGCGTTCTACAACCACTACACCAACCCGGACGGGCCGTTCGACGCGAACCCGGTGACCCGGCCGGTGCTGTGGCTGCCGCAGAACCAGATCGCGAACTCGCCCAGCACGCCGGTGCTGCTCGACTCCGGTCCGTACCGTGGCCAGCTCCTGATCGGTGACGTCACCTACGGCGGGCTGCAGCGCGCCGCGCTGGAGACCGTGCACGGCGTGGAGCAGGGCGCGGTCTTCCGGCACACGCAGGGCCTGGAGGCCGGCATCAACCGCGTGTCGATCGGCCCGGACGGCGCGATCTACGTCGGCGGGCTCGGCGCGGAGGGCAACTGGGGGCAGGCCGGCAAGCAGTGGTTCGGCCTGCAGAAGCTCACCCCGAACGGCACCAGCGTCTTCGACATGAAGACCATGAAGGCGGTGCCGGGCGGGTTCAAGATCGAGTACACCGAGCCGCTGTCCGACGCCACCGTCGCGAAGCTGCCCACCGCGTACCAGCTGGAGCAGTGGCGCTACGTGCCGACCGCGCAGTACGGCGGCCCCGAGGTCGACCTCGAGACGCTCGCCGTGACCGCCGCGACCGTCTCCTCCGACCGCAGGACGGTCACGCTGACCGTGCCCGGGCTGCGCCGGGACCGCGTCGTGCACCTGCGCTCACCGCGCCCGTTCGCCGCCCGGGACGGCGAGGCACTGTGGAGCACCGAGGCCTGGTACACCATGAACGAGCTGCCCGGCCCGAAGGCGCAGCAGGTGTTCTACGAGGCCGAGGAGGGCAACCGGGAGGGCGGCGCGTCGCTGGCCACCGACCACCGCGGCTACTCCGGCATCGGCTTCACCGCCGGCTTCGGCAACCTGAACGCGTCCACCACCATGCACGTCACCGTGGACAAGGCCGGCGACTACGCGGTCGGCCTGCGCTACTCCAACGGCCCCGACCCGTTCAGCGGCACCAAGACCGTCAGCGTGTACGTCAACGGCCGCAAGATCAAGCAGGTGTCGCTGCCGACCACGGTCACGTGGGAGGAATGGGCGATGGTCACGGAGAAGCTGTCGCTGCGCAAGGGCGCGAACACGATCCAGTACCGGGTGGACGCCACCGACACCGGCCACGTCAACCTGGACCTGATCAGCGTGCGCACGCCCGGCAAGCGCATCCCACTGTTCGACGGCGCGAACCTGGACAACTGGCAGCACACCGACGGCCGCCGTCCGCAGTGGCCGCTCGTCTCCGGCGGCGCCACCGAGGTCTGCTGCGGCGACCTGCGCACCAAGGAGGCGTACGGCGACTACAAGCTGCACGTGGAGTTCAAGGTTCCGCTGCTGCCGCCGGAGGTCACCGGCCAGGACCGCGGCAACAGCGGCGTCTACCAGCAGGAACGCTACGAGGTCCAGGTCCTCGACTCGTACGGCGACACCACGCTCGCCAACAACGAGGCCGGCGCGATCTACCAGCACAAGGCGCCGGACGTCAACGCGGCCACCGCACCGGAGACGTGGCAGACGTACGACATCACGTTCCGCGCGGCCCGCTACGACGCCACCGGCGTCAAGACCGAGAACGCCCGCATCACGGTGATCTGGAACGGCCGCAAGATCCACGACAACGTCGAGATCCCGGCCGGCACCGGCGGCAACATCGCCGAGGGCCCGTCCACCGGCGCCATCCGCCTCCAGGACCACGGCAACAAGGTGCAATACCGCAACATCTGGATCGAACCAGCCGCGTAGCGGCCACCTTTCGGCCCCGGCGGCGAGTGTGCCGCCGGGGCCACCGGCATGCCCGGATAAGCCGGTGCCGCCAGTGCCGCTGGTGACACCAGGGTCGGCCCGCGACTCGCTGCGCCTCACTCCGCGCGTGTCGCCGCCCAGGTCACCGCCCGCTACGGCGCGACCGGCTGGCGGAGAAGCGTGCGCCGCCGTTCCGGAGGAACCCGGCGGAAGTCGCTGAAGTAGACCTCGTGGTGGCGGCCCGTCATGCGCAGCCCCTCACCCGGGATGAACTCGTCATGCATCCGCGCCAGCACCGCGGCCTCGTCGTCGAACGCGCCCACGTGCAGCGTCTGCACGCACCGCCCCTCGGCCAGCGTCTCCACCCGCACTCCGCCGGCCGCGGGGATCATCGCCTCGTCGATCCAGTCCGGCACCATGATCATCAGCGTCCAGCTCCACCGCGACTTGTCCCGCGCGGCGGTGAACGCGTCCATGTCGTCCGCCCACCACAGCCCCTCCAGCGGCGGCACCACGTAGTCGCGGCCCAGCTCCGTCTTGCTGAAGAACTTCAGCCGGTACGCCACCGGATACAGCGCCTCGACCGCGGCGGTGAAGGCCGGTGACGTGTTCGGATCGCCCTGCCCGTCGGCCATCAGGTACCGCATCGCGGGCACGTCCACGAGCCGGAACCGCCCGCGCGTCGCGCGGTAGGCGTCCAGCGTCCTCTTGAAGTCGATTTTCGTCGCGTCCCCGTCCCGGCCCACCGGGACACTCTAAGGGTCAGCGGCGCCGCTGACGGGCCATCCACTCCCAGATGCTGACGCCGTCGATGCGCGGGTGGTTGCGGGCCACGTAGATCCAGGACCAGTGGCCGTTGAAGTGGTAGCCGTTCCACACGACCTCGTCGTAGAGCGTGGTCAGCGCGCCGGGGATCAGCTCGGCCGCGTGCACCGTGTTCGGCCCTGGCGGGACGGTGGGGTCGTCGAGCGAGGTGACCAGCCAGGTGGGGGTGGTGATCGCGGCCAGCTCGGCGTCGGGGATGAGCGGCGGGGCGGTGGGGCCGCCGATGGGCTGGACCACGCCGCAGATGGGCACGGACGAGGCGAACAGGTCGCGGTAGACCGTGGTCATCTTGAGGCTCATGTAGCCGCCGTTGCTGGCGCCCACCACGTGGACGCGGGAGCGGTCGACCGGGTGCCGGCGGGCCACCTCGTCGATGATCTCGCGGATCAGCGGTGCGAACCGGTCGCCGTCCTCCATCCAGAACGACGTGCTCTGCGGCGCGACCACGTACGCCCCACCGAAGATCTTCTGGGCCTCCGGCGTGACGAAGCCGAGCGCGCCGCGGTTGGCGCGCAGCGTGGTCTCGTTGTCGTAGTAGCCGTCCGGCAGCGACGCGCCCTCGCCGGCGCCGTGCAGCCACACCACGAGCGGGCGGCGCCCGGCGCGCGCGGGCGGGGAGAACAGCCGGTACTTCATGCCGGAGCGGGACCGGTGGTACGTGAACGCGTCCACCTCGGGGTCGGCCAGCCGCCCCTGCGCGAACTCGGTGATCGTGACCGGCCGGCCGTGGCGCCGCCGGAACGGGGCGAGCTGCGTGATCGTGTAGTCGAGGTCGAGCAGCACGTTGCGGCCCCGGTCGAGCACCCAGCCGAGCGTGCCGCCGCCGGGCACGCCCTCGCCGTGCGCGAGCTCGATCACGACGTCGCCGCGCCGGTCGAGCCGGACCGCGGTCACCGTGCGGTCGAGGTCGTACAGCCCGGCGGTGTTCGGCAGCGGGCTGGTGGCCGTGACGTGCACGCGGAACGTGCCCGGGCTCAGCGAGGCCGGGTCGATCGGCCCGAACCGCCGGGTGTCGAGCGTGAGCGAGGTGACCTGCTCGCCGCCGTCCAGGGTTCGCGCGTCCACCCGGAACCGCACCG
It encodes:
- a CDS encoding family 16 glycoside hydrolase, translated to MRRLSVAALLITAVTTITAAPAPAFAADPLPQEPGVTLRTYDIGVPLSRVCELKPGQTPNVDKLMPTIDWSTDEHFGLQSNFVTHALANLTVPANGGYTFRLTSDDGSKLWIGDTLVVDHDGLHGAEPKDGTIDLTAGVHPLRIEHFERDGGQELRLAWRTPGAADFATVPNSALTTDAGVVRVTAPGRKECVSGTDTPGDGLPLTAVNPGYTLTDLRPPGFEPQVSGIAWRPDKKMVLTTWGGSDKLEGEVYLVENVTGKTGPASVKYTRIAGGLKEPMGVAVVDGMVYVSQKHELTELRDTDGDQILDARRTVATWPFGGNFHEFAFGLLYRNGNFYLNLSVSINYGGATTDPQPVGGRGTHIVVNRRTGKVTTVAGGLRTPNGIGWGPNNSIYVTDNQGGWLPSSKLLKIQDKAFYNHYTNPDGPFDANPVTRPVLWLPQNQIANSPSTPVLLDSGPYRGQLLIGDVTYGGLQRAALETVHGVEQGAVFRHTQGLEAGINRVSIGPDGAIYVGGLGAEGNWGQAGKQWFGLQKLTPNGTSVFDMKTMKAVPGGFKIEYTEPLSDATVAKLPTAYQLEQWRYVPTAQYGGPEVDLETLAVTAATVSSDRRTVTLTVPGLRRDRVVHLRSPRPFAARDGEALWSTEAWYTMNELPGPKAQQVFYEAEEGNREGGASLATDHRGYSGIGFTAGFGNLNASTTMHVTVDKAGDYAVGLRYSNGPDPFSGTKTVSVYVNGRKIKQVSLPTTVTWEEWAMVTEKLSLRKGANTIQYRVDATDTGHVNLDLISVRTPGKRIPLFDGANLDNWQHTDGRRPQWPLVSGGATEVCCGDLRTKEAYGDYKLHVEFKVPLLPPEVTGQDRGNSGVYQQERYEVQVLDSYGDTTLANNEAGAIYQHKAPDVNAATAPETWQTYDITFRAARYDATGVKTENARITVIWNGRKIHDNVEIPAGTGGNIAEGPSTGAIRLQDHGNKVQYRNIWIEPAA
- a CDS encoding GyrI-like domain-containing protein → MGRDGDATKIDFKRTLDAYRATRGRFRLVDVPAMRYLMADGQGDPNTSPAFTAAVEALYPVAYRLKFFSKTELGRDYVVPPLEGLWWADDMDAFTAARDKSRWSWTLMIMVPDWIDEAMIPAAGGVRVETLAEGRCVQTLHVGAFDDEAAVLARMHDEFIPGEGLRMTGRHHEVYFSDFRRVPPERRRTLLRQPVAP
- a CDS encoding prolyl oligopeptidase family serine peptidase, with translation MAALSRRTVLTAGAGAAAGLALPGAVAASPGTAVRFRVDARTLDGGEQVTSLTLDTRRFGPIDPASLSPGTFRVHVTATSPLPNTAGLYDLDRTVTAVRLDRRGDVVIELAHGEGVPGGGTLGWVLDRGRNVLLDLDYTITQLAPFRRRHGRPVTITEFAQGRLADPEVDAFTYHRSRSGMKYRLFSPPARAGRRPLVVWLHGAGEGASLPDGYYDNETTLRANRGALGFVTPEAQKIFGGAYVVAPQSTSFWMEDGDRFAPLIREIIDEVARRHPVDRSRVHVVGASNGGYMSLKMTTVYRDLFASSVPICGVVQPIGGPTAPPLIPDAELAAITTPTWLVTSLDDPTVPPGPNTVHAAELIPGALTTLYDEVVWNGYHFNGHWSWIYVARNHPRIDGVSIWEWMARQRRR